The Bacteriovorax sp. Seq25_V genome has a window encoding:
- a CDS encoding patatin-like phospholipase family protein, whose amino-acid sequence MNRIDISNFKNKKSALVLSGGVVKAAAWHLGVAWALEELGFTLKNNHSAPEPDYEISTYVGSSAGSLISLYLASGYSPTDIIESFIQRKNSTLKPIGYKDMLSLKKPHNKVQRSSYDPFEGFPLVVRKLLSPVLGISGIFSTQGLHDYISENIIKSNDFADLDADLFVVATQLDHSRKVIFSKYNYPNPGHDSTAHYYTGIPISEAVTASMSVPPFYSPYPVVNTYTGKTDYYIDGEIRETLSTHVASDNNCEFIISSWTHTPYHYQDEIGSLINYGLPAICVQAIYLMIQKKIVGSRARRLAAEDIVNTVNSYMKTHKFDEKHRRQIGAILERKLNYNPNVHLIDIYPKHEHFDIFFTNSFSLDPKRTSLMVKAGYKRTLEIFRNHEFEA is encoded by the coding sequence ATGAATAGAATTGATATATCAAATTTTAAAAATAAGAAGTCTGCTCTTGTTCTCTCTGGTGGTGTTGTTAAGGCCGCCGCTTGGCATTTAGGTGTTGCCTGGGCACTTGAAGAGCTTGGTTTCACTTTAAAAAATAACCACAGTGCCCCAGAGCCAGATTACGAAATCTCAACCTATGTAGGTTCAAGCGCTGGTTCACTTATTTCACTTTATCTAGCAAGTGGTTATAGTCCTACTGATATTATAGAGTCATTTATTCAGAGAAAAAATTCTACACTCAAGCCTATTGGCTACAAAGATATGCTCTCACTCAAGAAGCCTCATAATAAGGTTCAACGCAGTAGCTACGACCCCTTTGAAGGCTTCCCATTAGTAGTTAGAAAGTTACTTAGTCCTGTTCTTGGTATCTCTGGTATTTTCTCCACCCAGGGTTTACATGACTACATAAGCGAAAATATCATCAAGTCTAACGACTTTGCTGATCTTGACGCCGATCTTTTCGTGGTTGCCACACAGCTCGATCATTCACGTAAAGTTATTTTCTCAAAGTATAATTATCCAAACCCTGGTCATGACTCAACTGCTCATTACTATACTGGTATTCCTATATCTGAAGCCGTTACAGCAAGTATGAGTGTTCCTCCATTTTATTCACCATACCCAGTTGTTAATACATATACTGGCAAGACTGACTACTATATTGATGGTGAGATTAGGGAAACACTTTCTACTCATGTGGCCAGCGACAATAATTGTGAATTCATTATTTCAAGCTGGACACATACCCCATATCATTATCAAGATGAAATCGGGTCATTAATAAACTATGGTTTACCAGCTATTTGTGTGCAGGCTATATATTTAATGATTCAAAAGAAGATTGTAGGCTCTCGTGCTCGTCGTCTCGCGGCTGAAGATATTGTTAACACTGTCAATAGTTACATGAAAACTCACAAATTTGATGAAAAGCACCGTCGTCAAATTGGTGCAATTCTCGAGCGTAAGCTAAACTATAATCCGAATGTGCATTTAATTGATATTTATCCTAAGCATGAGCACTTTGATATTTTCTTTACGAATTCTTTTTCACTTGACCCGAAGCGAACTTCATTGATGGTTAAAGCTGGGTATAAGAGGACTCTTGAAATTTTTAGAAACCATGAATTTGAAGCATAG
- a CDS encoding ATP synthase F0 subunit B — MKLFSLLLLQLGAFAASEGGHSAGHLSDLIVPAVNFAIVFGFIGWKLKAPLKKMFDDNSVKVKELVELASERDREAQIKLDTYEKKISHLDSEVKAIIENAHKDSEAFEANYVKEVKETIAKLTNDSAHKIESEKNAMIKMLNETLLDEVIAKAKSKIVADTNINKKTTENILSKL; from the coding sequence ATGAAACTATTTTCATTACTATTATTACAACTTGGTGCATTCGCTGCAAGCGAAGGTGGACACTCAGCTGGTCACTTATCAGATCTAATTGTTCCGGCTGTTAACTTTGCAATCGTTTTTGGTTTCATTGGATGGAAGTTAAAAGCTCCACTAAAGAAAATGTTCGATGACAATTCTGTAAAAGTTAAAGAGCTTGTGGAACTTGCAAGTGAGAGAGACAGAGAAGCACAAATTAAACTTGATACTTACGAGAAAAAGATTAGTCATCTTGATTCTGAAGTTAAAGCAATTATTGAAAATGCACACAAAGATAGTGAAGCTTTTGAAGCCAACTATGTAAAAGAAGTGAAAGAAACGATTGCAAAACTTACGAATGATTCTGCTCACAAAATTGAAAGTGAAAAGAATGCAATGATTAAAATGCTAAATGAAACTTTACTTGATGAAGTTATCGCAAAAGCTAAATCAAAAATCGTAGCAGATACAAATATCAATAAGAAAACAACTGAAAATATACTTTCTAAATTATAG
- the atpD gene encoding F0F1 ATP synthase subunit beta: MSESRGVIRQVMGPVVDVEFADGKLPAIFNALTVTNKTINDQENNLVLEVATHLGDNVVRTIAMDSSEGLSRGLPVTDTGATIQAPVGRECLGRIINVIGQPVDEAGPLESKKTYSIHREPPSFENQSTKLEPFYTGIKVIDLLAPYLKGGKIGLFGGAGVGKTVLIMELINNIATHHGGFSVFAGVGERTREGNDLYHEMRDSGVIEKTALVYGQMNEPPGARARVALTGLSIAEYFRDEEKQDVLFFVDNIFRFTQAGSEVSALLGRIPSAVGYQPTLGTEMGAMQERITSTKDGSITSIQAVYVPADDYTDPAPATTFAHLDATTELSRSIAEKGIYPAVDPLSSSSTILSPAILGDEHYNTARAVQAILQKYKELQDIIAILGMDELSEDDKKLVGRARKIEKFLSQPFFVAEQFTGIKGQFVKIEDTIKAFNSILNGECDDVPEQAFYLVGDLNMVYEKWEKMKADSKN, from the coding sequence ATGTCTGAATCTAGAGGTGTAATTCGTCAGGTTATGGGGCCAGTTGTTGACGTTGAGTTTGCTGATGGTAAACTTCCAGCGATCTTTAACGCTCTAACGGTTACTAATAAAACAATCAATGATCAAGAAAACAACCTTGTTCTTGAAGTAGCTACTCACTTAGGTGACAACGTAGTAAGAACAATTGCAATGGACTCTTCTGAAGGTCTATCAAGAGGACTACCTGTTACTGATACTGGTGCTACTATTCAAGCTCCAGTTGGTAGAGAGTGTCTTGGACGTATCATCAACGTAATTGGGCAACCAGTTGATGAAGCAGGACCACTTGAAAGTAAAAAAACATATTCAATCCATAGAGAGCCACCAAGTTTTGAAAATCAATCAACTAAACTTGAGCCATTCTATACAGGGATTAAAGTTATTGACCTTCTTGCTCCATACCTAAAAGGTGGAAAGATTGGTCTATTTGGTGGTGCTGGTGTTGGTAAGACAGTTCTAATTATGGAGCTTATTAACAACATTGCAACTCACCACGGTGGTTTCTCGGTTTTCGCTGGTGTAGGTGAAAGAACGAGAGAAGGTAACGATCTTTATCACGAGATGAGAGATTCAGGTGTTATCGAAAAAACAGCACTGGTATATGGACAGATGAATGAGCCACCAGGAGCAAGAGCGAGAGTTGCACTTACTGGTCTTTCAATTGCTGAATATTTTAGAGATGAAGAAAAACAAGACGTACTTTTCTTTGTTGATAATATCTTCCGTTTTACACAAGCTGGTTCAGAGGTATCTGCACTTCTTGGACGTATTCCTTCTGCCGTAGGTTACCAACCAACTCTTGGTACAGAAATGGGTGCGATGCAAGAGCGTATTACTTCAACAAAAGATGGATCGATTACTTCAATCCAAGCTGTATACGTACCTGCGGATGACTATACGGATCCAGCTCCTGCAACAACATTTGCTCACTTAGATGCAACGACAGAACTTTCTAGATCGATTGCTGAAAAAGGTATTTACCCAGCGGTAGATCCACTTTCATCTTCATCTACAATTCTTTCGCCAGCAATTTTAGGTGACGAGCATTACAATACTGCTAGAGCGGTACAAGCTATTCTTCAGAAGTATAAAGAACTTCAAGATATTATCGCGATTCTTGGTATGGACGAACTTTCTGAAGATGATAAGAAACTAGTTGGTAGAGCAAGAAAGATTGAGAAGTTCCTTTCTCAACCATTCTTCGTTGCTGAGCAGTTTACTGGTATTAAAGGACAATTCGTTAAAATCGAAGATACAATTAAAGCATTTAATTCTATCTTAAACGGTGAATGTGATGATGTTCCTGAGCAAGCTTTCTACTTAGTAGGAGACCTAAACATGGTTTACGAAAAGTGGGAAAAAATGAAAGCAGACTCTAAAAACTAA
- a CDS encoding outer membrane beta-barrel protein produces MKKLLLAVFMTVSASAGFLVEPYLGYQLGSGDAGATDYTFNTTVIGGRVGYTMLGFMGGLDYSMGAESDLEGETAGVKTKTKFSQNNLGLFAGYELPILLRAWATYYLSTNLEQQEGTNKGKEYSGDGIGFGVGFTGLPFVSLNLEYRMMSYDEFDGKSLTNKLEENFVLLGVSLPLDL; encoded by the coding sequence ATGAAAAAATTATTATTAGCGGTATTTATGACAGTTAGTGCGAGTGCAGGATTTTTAGTTGAGCCATATCTTGGATATCAACTTGGATCTGGTGATGCGGGAGCTACTGACTATACATTCAATACAACAGTAATTGGTGGGCGTGTTGGTTATACAATGCTTGGATTTATGGGTGGTCTTGACTATTCAATGGGTGCAGAAAGTGATCTTGAGGGTGAAACTGCTGGTGTTAAAACTAAAACTAAATTTTCTCAGAACAATTTAGGTTTATTTGCAGGATACGAATTACCAATTCTACTTAGAGCTTGGGCAACTTACTACTTAAGTACAAATCTTGAGCAACAAGAAGGTACAAACAAAGGTAAAGAGTATAGCGGAGACGGTATTGGATTTGGTGTAGGTTTTACAGGTTTACCATTCGTATCGCTAAACCTAGAGTATAGAATGATGTCATATGACGAGTTTGACGGAAAATCATTAACTAACAAACTAGAAGAAAACTTTGTTCTTCTTGGTGTAAGTTTACCATTAGATCTATAA
- the atpH gene encoding ATP synthase F1 subunit delta has protein sequence MKEKLVSKAYAKAIFELGEASKVNVADELTTLTEIINKNNNLENVLFLDLFTVEEKTSVLEAIISKLNFSPITVSFLKYLMAEKRFSVLPLIFKDLIVLDDHKKGFMRGTIEGAADSLDEATVAKIKTHLKKELGLEPDLTYVKNSAITAGVRITVEDYQLDASVDKQLQDFKETIINN, from the coding sequence ATGAAAGAAAAATTAGTATCTAAAGCATACGCTAAAGCGATCTTTGAACTAGGTGAAGCTTCGAAAGTTAATGTTGCTGATGAATTGACGACTCTTACAGAGATCATCAATAAGAACAACAATCTTGAGAATGTTTTATTCTTAGACTTATTTACAGTTGAAGAAAAAACTTCTGTACTTGAAGCAATTATTTCAAAGTTAAACTTTAGTCCAATCACTGTTTCTTTTCTTAAGTACTTAATGGCTGAGAAAAGATTTTCAGTACTACCATTAATCTTCAAAGATCTTATCGTTCTTGACGATCACAAGAAAGGATTTATGAGAGGAACAATTGAAGGTGCAGCTGATTCATTAGATGAAGCAACTGTTGCTAAAATTAAGACTCACCTAAAGAAAGAGCTTGGGCTTGAGCCAGATCTAACTTATGTGAAGAATTCTGCAATTACTGCAGGAGTTAGAATTACTGTTGAAGATTATCAATTAGATGCTTCAGTAGATAAACAATTACAAGATTTTAAAGAAACAATTATTAATAACTAA
- a CDS encoding ATPase domain-containing protein: MAKSKIKFECSSCGYQTASWLGRCPECQKWNSFEEKIPKKQNLEIKLTKLIHINQNNLDKISTGIHEYDKANDGGLVQGSLNLLCGEPGVGKSTLILELANKLGKADEEILYVSGEESCEQIALRANRLNVNNEYINIATEVEISKILTIANSIRPKFLIIDSIQTIRMEEIRTNAGGVAQIREVTLEILNYIKAKNITCFLIGHITKDGQIAGPKLLEHMVDVVMHFEKVLGEELRMLKVVKNRYGSTNDIGLFELKENRLIEIQEKYIKKVSHEFNRQMSGTAYTVLRESNREILIEVEALVVEGKGITGKRIIRSGDQARLSMILAVMEKHLKIDMNTYDIYININGTIKDYDEQIDSCILVAILSSLKKIDLNSTNLYTGSISLNGAIRVKDEIKIKGFETIKASNVNELAARCGQ, translated from the coding sequence ATGGCTAAATCAAAAATTAAGTTCGAGTGCAGCTCGTGTGGTTATCAAACTGCAAGTTGGCTCGGACGATGTCCAGAGTGTCAGAAGTGGAATAGTTTCGAAGAGAAGATTCCAAAAAAGCAGAACTTAGAAATCAAACTCACAAAACTCATACATATAAATCAAAACAATCTAGATAAAATATCTACAGGAATCCATGAGTATGATAAAGCAAATGATGGAGGTCTTGTTCAAGGATCGTTGAATTTATTGTGCGGGGAACCGGGTGTTGGGAAATCGACATTGATACTAGAGCTTGCAAATAAGTTAGGAAAAGCAGACGAAGAAATATTATATGTTAGTGGTGAAGAGAGCTGTGAGCAAATAGCACTAAGGGCCAATCGGTTAAATGTAAATAATGAATATATAAATATTGCAACGGAAGTAGAGATATCAAAAATACTAACAATAGCTAATTCGATAAGACCAAAATTTCTTATTATTGATTCAATTCAAACGATACGAATGGAAGAAATTAGAACAAATGCAGGTGGAGTAGCTCAAATAAGAGAAGTAACCTTAGAAATATTGAATTATATAAAGGCCAAAAATATAACCTGCTTCTTGATCGGTCACATTACAAAAGATGGGCAGATTGCAGGGCCCAAATTACTAGAACACATGGTCGATGTTGTAATGCACTTTGAAAAAGTTTTAGGTGAAGAACTAAGAATGTTAAAAGTCGTTAAAAATAGATATGGATCAACTAATGATATTGGTTTGTTTGAGTTAAAAGAAAATCGTTTGATAGAGATACAAGAAAAGTACATTAAAAAGGTTTCTCATGAGTTCAACAGACAGATGAGTGGCACAGCTTATACAGTTTTAAGAGAAAGCAATAGAGAAATACTTATTGAGGTTGAGGCCTTGGTGGTTGAAGGGAAGGGAATAACAGGAAAGCGAATAATTAGATCTGGTGATCAGGCAAGACTTTCAATGATTTTAGCAGTGATGGAGAAGCATTTAAAAATAGATATGAATACTTATGATATCTATATCAATATAAATGGAACCATTAAAGATTATGATGAACAGATAGATAGTTGTATATTAGTTGCGATCTTAAGTTCACTTAAAAAAATAGATCTTAATTCAACCAATCTTTATACTGGATCAATCTCATTAAATGGTGCGATAAGAGTTAAAGATGAAATAAAAATTAAAGGATTTGAAACCATTAAAGCCTCAAATGTAAATGAACTGGCCGCAAGATGCGGCCAATAG
- the atpG gene encoding ATP synthase F1 subunit gamma: MANVKELKKRIKSTKGTLKITAAMKLVSAAKLNRAQQAIQSSRPFATELEDSIKTISALVQNYSHKYLENNESKYEVLLVISSDKGLCGGYNSNLAKPVREFCKERGENLKVFFIGKKVRELIQKEVNVGKTFTFKKSEPAFDEIQKVGKELAELFTSGEVGKVHIAYNVFESAISTIPTIKQVLPMTMDNSVKEELKEKFPFDFKYDPSPEVILDELIPEAYTSALWTAQLDAIAAEYGSRMTAMDNAVRNCKDAIRTLTLKMNKLRQAAITTELIEVVSGAESLNG, from the coding sequence ATGGCAAATGTTAAGGAACTAAAAAAGAGAATTAAAAGTACGAAAGGTACTTTGAAAATCACTGCTGCTATGAAGCTTGTTTCAGCTGCAAAGCTAAACAGAGCACAGCAGGCAATTCAAAGTTCTCGTCCTTTTGCTACTGAATTAGAAGATTCAATTAAAACAATCTCTGCTTTAGTACAAAATTACTCTCACAAATATTTAGAGAATAACGAAAGCAAGTATGAAGTACTTTTAGTTATTTCATCTGATAAAGGTTTATGTGGTGGTTACAATAGTAACTTAGCAAAACCAGTTAGAGAATTTTGTAAGGAAAGAGGAGAGAATTTAAAAGTTTTCTTCATCGGTAAAAAAGTAAGAGAATTAATTCAAAAAGAAGTTAACGTTGGTAAGACATTTACATTCAAAAAGTCTGAGCCTGCTTTTGATGAAATTCAAAAAGTAGGTAAAGAGTTAGCTGAACTATTTACTTCTGGTGAAGTAGGTAAAGTTCATATTGCATATAACGTTTTTGAATCTGCAATTTCTACAATTCCAACTATCAAGCAAGTTCTTCCAATGACTATGGATAATAGTGTAAAAGAAGAACTGAAAGAAAAATTTCCATTTGATTTTAAATACGATCCATCGCCAGAAGTTATTCTTGATGAGTTAATCCCAGAAGCATACACAAGTGCTTTATGGACAGCTCAACTTGACGCTATCGCGGCAGAGTATGGTTCACGTATGACTGCAATGGATAATGCGGTAAGAAACTGTAAAGATGCAATTAGAACATTAACTTTAAAAATGAACAAATTGAGACAAGCTGCTATTACAACTGAACTTATTGAAGTTGTTTCTGGTGCTGAGTCACTCAATGGTTAA
- the atpC gene encoding ATP synthase F1 subunit epsilon: MNNFTVDILTPSKVIVKDAPAEDVLIPTLRGQIEVKKDHTHIVEKLNTGIISVFGGADDPDRHFFVSTGVCKVLNNKITILANTSEEDLEVDSERAELALNHANEKLSGTLTDDEIEKFRRKAERAALRIQLSKTAKK; encoded by the coding sequence ATGAATAACTTCACTGTTGATATTTTAACTCCAAGTAAAGTAATCGTTAAGGACGCTCCTGCAGAGGACGTTCTTATCCCAACTTTACGTGGACAGATCGAAGTTAAGAAGGATCACACTCATATCGTTGAAAAGTTAAATACAGGTATTATTTCTGTATTTGGTGGAGCTGACGATCCAGATAGACACTTTTTTGTATCTACTGGGGTTTGTAAGGTTCTTAATAACAAGATCACAATTCTGGCAAATACTTCTGAAGAAGACTTAGAAGTAGATTCAGAAAGAGCTGAACTGGCACTTAATCATGCAAATGAAAAACTGTCGGGTACTCTAACAGATGATGAAATTGAAAAATTTCGTCGTAAAGCTGAAAGAGCTGCTCTTAGAATTCAGTTATCAAAAACTGCAAAAAAATAA
- the atpA gene encoding F0F1 ATP synthase subunit alpha, with protein MSMNPEEITSIIKERIANFETRLKVDEVGNVLTVGDGVARVFGLKNVMAGELVEFETGTKGMVLNLEANNVGIAILGEDTGIKEGSVVKRTEKIVEVPVGDALLGRVVNAIGQPIDGQGEIKSEHTRMVEVKAPGIIARKSVHEPLQTGIKAIDAMIPIGRGQRELIIGDRKTGKTAVAIDTIINQKGKDVVCIYVAVGQKQSTVRQVQQKLKEAGALDYTIIVSATASASAPLQFLAPYTGCTMGEYYRDNGKHAVIVYDDLTKQAQAYRQLSLLLRRPPGREAFPGDVFYLHSRLLERAAKLSDELGAGSLTALPVIETQEGDVSAYIPTNVISITDGQIFLESDLFNSGVRPAVNVGISVSRVGGSAQIKAMKKVAGTLRLDLAQYRELAGFAQFGSDLDEATQKQLSKGERLVELLKQAQYSPVDVIDQTIAIFAGTNGLLDPVPVSKIRECEKDLLEHLNTTHSAMMTEIRNAKEVSGDNATKVTAIIKEFVANKKY; from the coding sequence ATGTCAATGAATCCAGAAGAGATTACAAGCATTATCAAAGAAAGAATTGCTAACTTCGAAACTCGTCTTAAAGTAGACGAAGTTGGTAACGTTCTAACTGTTGGTGATGGTGTTGCTCGTGTTTTCGGTCTTAAGAATGTTATGGCCGGAGAGCTAGTAGAATTTGAAACAGGTACAAAAGGAATGGTTCTAAACCTTGAAGCGAATAACGTTGGTATCGCAATTCTTGGGGAAGACACAGGGATTAAAGAAGGTTCTGTTGTAAAAAGAACTGAAAAAATCGTTGAAGTTCCAGTAGGTGACGCTCTTCTAGGAAGAGTTGTAAACGCAATTGGACAGCCAATTGATGGTCAAGGTGAAATTAAATCTGAACATACAAGAATGGTTGAAGTTAAAGCTCCTGGGATTATCGCAAGAAAATCTGTTCATGAGCCACTTCAAACAGGTATTAAAGCTATCGATGCTATGATACCAATCGGAAGAGGACAAAGAGAGCTTATCATTGGTGATAGAAAGACAGGTAAAACTGCTGTTGCAATCGACACTATCATCAACCAAAAAGGTAAAGATGTAGTTTGTATTTACGTAGCTGTTGGACAAAAGCAATCAACAGTAAGACAAGTACAACAAAAACTAAAAGAAGCTGGAGCTCTTGATTATACAATCATCGTTTCTGCTACTGCATCTGCTTCTGCACCACTACAATTCTTAGCTCCATATACTGGTTGTACAATGGGTGAGTACTATAGAGATAACGGAAAGCACGCGGTTATCGTTTATGACGATTTAACTAAGCAAGCACAAGCTTATAGACAGCTTTCACTTCTTCTTAGACGTCCACCAGGACGTGAAGCATTCCCTGGGGATGTTTTCTATCTACACTCAAGACTTCTTGAAAGAGCGGCGAAACTTTCTGATGAACTAGGAGCAGGTTCTTTAACTGCGCTTCCAGTAATTGAAACTCAAGAAGGTGACGTTTCTGCATATATTCCAACAAACGTAATTTCGATTACAGATGGACAGATCTTCCTAGAGTCTGATTTATTCAACTCAGGTGTTAGACCAGCTGTAAACGTTGGTATCTCGGTATCACGTGTTGGTGGTTCTGCTCAAATTAAGGCAATGAAGAAAGTTGCTGGTACTCTAAGACTTGACCTTGCTCAGTATAGAGAACTTGCAGGATTTGCTCAGTTTGGTTCTGACCTAGACGAAGCTACTCAAAAGCAGCTTTCAAAAGGTGAGAGACTTGTAGAACTTCTAAAGCAAGCTCAATATTCACCAGTAGACGTTATCGATCAAACAATCGCTATCTTTGCTGGTACTAACGGTCTTCTTGATCCAGTTCCTGTTTCTAAAATCAGAGAGTGTGAAAAAGATCTATTAGAGCACCTTAATACAACTCATTCAGCAATGATGACTGAAATTAGAAATGCAAAAGAAGTTTCTGGTGACAATGCTACTAAAGTAACTGCAATCATCAAAGAATTTGTTGCTAATAAAAAATACTAA
- the ligA gene encoding NAD-dependent DNA ligase LigA: MKRVKELEKQIRYHKALYYAGSPEISDFDYDKLEDELRELSPDNPVLNLIGSEIKSEDKVKHDSKMLSLGKTYSLDELMKWAEGQDVVCIYKVDGVSCSLIYENGRLVQAKTRGDGQFGENITSKVNWMKDVPLTISSTERIEIRGEMYCDEKSFISLCEEMTNMGLDRPTSQRNIVAGLVGRKENISLCKHLSFAAFDVIGIDYKLELEKYKFLNDNGFNALSVSHPKTKNDYSNLIEDAKQFMSEGDFLIDGLVFVYNSIGLQNELGETAHHPRYKMAFKFQGETKQTTLLDITWQVSRNGYLTPVGEVEPVEISNAIVSRVTLHNYGIVANHKLKKGDVIEIVRSGEVIPKFLEVKKASNNDFVVPSCCPSCNQAVTVEDIRLVCKNKSCPAQIKEVILNFVQKIGIEALSSKRLDEILRQEMISGIEDLYKLTIEDFLKLDKVKDKLAQKFFDEIQKSKRTNLITFLASLGISGGAVNKCEKVVTSGYETIDKILTMRVEDLIAIEGFAEKSASEFIKSLNEKKLLIKKLIELGFEFEEIEKNDAEGPLKDMKVCITGALSQKRSVVEEKIKKLGGSCVGSVSKNTSILLTNETEPSSSKYKKAIELGIRIISEEELFKF, encoded by the coding sequence ATGAAAAGAGTAAAAGAACTAGAAAAACAAATACGTTATCATAAGGCGTTGTACTATGCAGGAAGTCCAGAAATATCGGACTTTGATTATGATAAACTAGAAGATGAACTAAGAGAGCTTTCTCCAGATAACCCAGTGCTTAATTTGATCGGATCAGAAATAAAATCTGAAGATAAGGTAAAGCATGATTCAAAAATGTTATCATTGGGAAAAACATATAGTCTTGATGAGCTTATGAAATGGGCGGAAGGCCAAGACGTTGTTTGTATTTATAAAGTAGATGGCGTTAGTTGTTCGCTAATTTACGAGAATGGAAGATTAGTACAAGCAAAGACACGTGGTGATGGCCAGTTTGGTGAAAATATTACATCGAAAGTTAACTGGATGAAGGATGTCCCTTTAACGATCTCTAGCACGGAAAGAATTGAAATTCGTGGTGAGATGTACTGTGATGAAAAATCTTTTATATCACTCTGTGAGGAAATGACCAATATGGGGCTAGATCGCCCTACATCTCAAAGAAATATTGTCGCTGGGTTAGTCGGAAGAAAAGAAAATATTAGTCTTTGTAAGCATCTCTCTTTCGCAGCATTTGATGTGATTGGTATTGATTATAAACTAGAATTAGAAAAATATAAGTTCTTAAATGATAATGGCTTTAATGCCTTATCTGTCTCACACCCAAAAACAAAAAACGATTACAGTAACCTAATAGAGGATGCAAAACAGTTTATGAGTGAGGGAGATTTTCTCATTGATGGCCTTGTGTTTGTTTACAATTCAATCGGTTTACAAAATGAACTTGGGGAAACAGCTCATCACCCTCGTTATAAAATGGCATTTAAATTTCAAGGGGAAACAAAGCAAACAACACTACTAGATATAACATGGCAAGTTTCACGCAATGGTTATTTAACACCAGTAGGTGAAGTAGAACCTGTAGAAATAAGTAATGCCATAGTGTCGAGGGTAACACTCCATAATTATGGGATCGTAGCTAATCACAAACTTAAAAAAGGTGATGTGATCGAGATCGTAAGGTCTGGTGAAGTAATTCCAAAGTTTCTTGAAGTTAAGAAAGCTAGTAACAATGATTTTGTTGTTCCAAGTTGCTGCCCATCATGCAATCAAGCTGTAACGGTCGAAGACATAAGATTAGTATGTAAAAACAAATCATGCCCTGCTCAGATAAAAGAAGTAATTCTAAACTTTGTTCAAAAAATCGGAATCGAAGCTCTTAGTTCAAAAAGACTTGATGAAATTTTACGACAAGAAATGATCTCTGGGATAGAAGATCTCTACAAATTAACGATAGAAGATTTTTTAAAATTAGATAAAGTTAAAGATAAATTAGCACAAAAGTTTTTTGATGAAATTCAAAAGTCAAAGAGAACAAATTTAATAACATTTTTAGCAAGTCTTGGTATCTCTGGTGGCGCTGTTAACAAATGTGAAAAAGTTGTTACATCAGGATATGAAACGATTGATAAAATATTAACGATGAGAGTAGAAGATCTTATCGCAATTGAAGGCTTTGCTGAAAAGTCAGCATCAGAATTTATCAAATCTTTAAATGAGAAGAAGCTGTTAATTAAAAAATTAATTGAACTTGGTTTTGAATTTGAGGAAATTGAAAAAAATGATGCTGAAGGCCCATTGAAAGACATGAAAGTATGTATTACTGGAGCGCTTTCGCAAAAGAGATCAGTTGTAGAAGAGAAGATTAAAAAACTTGGTGGAAGTTGTGTTGGATCTGTATCGAAGAATACAAGTATCTTATTAACTAACGAAACAGAACCATCAAGTTCAAAGTATAAAAAGGCCATCGAACTAGGTATTAGAATTATTAGTGAGGAGGAACTTTTTAAATTCTAA
- a CDS encoding ATP synthase B/B' CF(0) yields the protein MDAILNIFKSLDIDQSFFYQFALVVVLYAVLRSLFFSKLQEVLDLREAKTTKMEDGALGKLKSADELAKKYKAKIDEAKSEAFAIIHKKKEEVVARESKTIKEHEKSLEVKATQERKEFESEIESKKTSILSQADSLSQELVTKIIQ from the coding sequence ATGGATGCGATTCTTAATATCTTCAAATCACTAGACATCGACCAATCATTTTTCTATCAATTTGCACTTGTTGTGGTTCTCTACGCAGTACTAAGAAGCTTGTTCTTTTCAAAGCTCCAAGAAGTATTAGACCTTAGAGAAGCTAAGACAACAAAGATGGAAGATGGTGCTTTAGGGAAACTTAAAAGTGCGGACGAATTAGCAAAAAAATACAAAGCAAAAATTGACGAAGCTAAGTCAGAAGCTTTTGCAATTATTCACAAGAAAAAAGAAGAAGTAGTTGCGAGAGAAAGCAAGACTATTAAAGAGCATGAGAAATCTTTAGAAGTTAAAGCAACTCAAGAAAGAAAAGAATTTGAATCTGAAATTGAAAGCAAGAAAACTTCGATTTTAAGTCAGGCAGATTCTTTATCACAAGAACTAGTAACTAAAATTATTCAATAA